A window of Xyrauchen texanus isolate HMW12.3.18 chromosome 10, RBS_HiC_50CHRs, whole genome shotgun sequence contains these coding sequences:
- the LOC127650191 gene encoding ribonuclease ZC3H12A-like, whose amino-acid sequence MSAEISTIPTLPLFLDSIWSKQVNASHSSDQNHTNVWVTAPTAVYDPPVPYIGRMDPPQPGTTPDEACELGSEFQAQLDLFLKLGFSQMQVRAAFLKLGVNADTNKVLGELIQAGVQSGEKLEPTASPLLVPRGDGTSKTRNVQTHCHSALEVSTAPEELTEDDDTLRPIVIDGSNVAMSHGNKEVFSCLGIQLAVNFFLEQGHVDITVFVPSWRKEQPRPDVPITDQHILRDLERRKLLVFTPSRRVAGKRVVCYDDRFIVKLAYDSDGIIVSNDTYRDLQGERPEWKRFIEERLLMYSFVNDKFMPPDDPLGRHGPTLDNFLRITPRLAKKQPCPYGKKCTYGIKCKFHHPERTKQFQRALADELRDKAKGSSAPNKPQSVSLAPSQSPSLEEVMEQKLSLDPSGSPKKSYASENVLVIKGVPQPTQKKFSSKRDRSSRHSPTSLDCFPNGSQEHLDSGLGSYECHSPEAPQFDRYCGTDHRKFKPSTSGWHRYAPTNSQPCSCCSNQSLSSSGANQHHSMGSNSPNPEHMGYAQPRYHSYGGGPIYPPANMSQYSFPHTRGHPPHQGYWSDHYGGYPPACHNAVHGERGRGHWSHSNHNPQWSEREQVRKKLLAIFNARLVDRAMDMFPYLLDPQRLAAEILTQSQDGAL is encoded by the exons ATGAGTGCTGAAATTAGCACCATCCCCACGTTACCACTTTTTTTGGATTCTATTTGGTCTAAACAAGTCAACGCATCTCACAGCTCTGACCAAAACCACACCAACGTATGGGTAACGGCACCCACGGCTGTATACGACCCTCCTGTTCCCTACATTGGCAGAATGGACCCACCCCAGCCCGGCACGACCCCAGACGAGGCCTGTGAACTGGGGTCTGAGTTTCAGGCCCAGCTCGACTTGTTCCTCAAGCTGGGGTTTTCCCAAATGCAAGTTCGAGCTGCTTTCCTGAAACTCGGTGTCAACGCAGATACAAACAAAGTTCTGGGGGAGCTGATACAGGCTGGTGTGCAATCAGGGGAGAAATTGGAACCCACAGCCTCCCCGTTGCTGGTTCCACGTGGGGACGGTACCAGTAAGACCCGGAATGTCCAGACACACTGTCATAGCGCTCTGGAAGTGTCTACGGCTCCGGAAGAGCTGACAGAAGATGACGATACCCTTCGACCGATTGTTATTGATGGGAGTAATGTAGCAATGAG CCATGGTAACAAGGAAGTTTTCTCCTGTCTGGGAATTCAGCTAGCAGTGAACTTTTTCCTGGAGCAAGGCCATGTTGACATAACAGTGTTTGTACCTTCCTGGAGGAAAGAGCAGCCGCGGCCAGACGTCCCAATTACAG ATCAACACATTCTCCGGGATTTGGAACGCAGGAAGCTCTTGGTGTTCACGCCGTCCAGAAGGGTGGCAGGAAAACGGGTGGTTTGCTATGACGACCGTTTTATCGTGAAGCTGGCGTATGATTCCGACGGCATCATTGTGTCCAATGACACGTACCGAGATCTGCAGGGAGAACGTCCTGAGTGGAAGCGATTCATCGAGGAGAGACTTCTGATGTACTCTTTCGTCAATGATAA ATTTATGCCTCCGGATGACCCTCTGGGAAGACATGGTCCCACCCTTGACAACTTTTTGAGGATAACTCCACGACTAGCCAAGAAACAGCCATGCCCTTACG GAAAGAAGTGCACCTATGGAATCAAATGTAAGTTCCACCACCCAGAGCGAACCAAGCAGTTCCAGCGGGCTCTAGCCGACGAGCTACGAGACAAGGCAAAAGGTTCATCTGCACCAAACAAACCACAGTCGGTTTCTCTTGCTCCGAGTCAAAGTCCATCTCTGGAGGAAGTTATGGAACAGAAACTATCTCTGGACCCATCTGGATCTCCCAAGAAGAGTTACGCCAGTGAAAACGTACTTGTCATCAAAGGTGTCCCCCAGCCAACTCAGAAGAAGTTTTCCTCAAAGAGAGATCGAAGTAGTCGCCATTCCCCAACAAGTCTAGATTGTTTTCCTAATGGATCGCAGGAGCATTTGGATTCGGGCTTGGGTTCCTATGAATGTCATTCCCCTGAAGCTCCACAGTTTGACCGCTACTGCGGAACTGACCACAGGAAGTTTAAACCATCCACCAGTGGATGGCATCGCTATGCTCCAACCAATAGCCAACCCTGCAGTTGCTGCTCCAACCAATCCCTGAGCTCCAGTGGAGCCAATCAGCACCACAGCATGGGCTCCAACTCACCAAACCCAGAACATATGGGTTACGCTCAACCCCGTTACCACTCCTATGGAGGAGGTCCAATTTACCCACCAGCCAACATGTCGCAGTATTCATTTCCACACACTAGGGGGCATCCACCCCACCAGGGTTACTGGTCCGACCATTATGGTGGCTATCCACCAGCATGCCACAATGCCGTGCATGGAGAGCGAGGCCGTGGACACTGGTCCCACTCCAACCACAATCCTCAGTGGTCCGAAAGGGAACAAGTGAGGAAGAAGTTGCTGGCAATTTTCAACGCACGTTTGGTGGATAGGGCCATGGACATGTTCCCCTATCTTCTAGACCCTCAAAGACTTGCCGCAGAGATTTTGACCCAGTCTCAGGATGGAGCTTTATAA